The DNA window GAAAAGCGCTCAGGGGTCACGGCCCGGAGCAGACGCGCAGAATGGGTGGAGACCGAATCGATGCAGCAAATACTAGTGGTCGACGACGAGGTGGGGATCCGGGAGCTCCTGTCGGAGATTTTGCGCGACGAGGGCTATCAGGTGCGGCTGGCCGAGAACGCGAGCCAGGCGCGCGAGATGCGCGTTCAGAACCGGCCCGATCTGATCTTGCTGGATATCTGGATGCCGGATACCGACGGCATAACGCTGCTCAAGGAATGGGCAGCCGGCGGAATGCTCACCATGCCCGTGGTGATGATGTCCGGGCACGGCACCATCGAGACCGCGGTCGAGGCAACCCGCATCGGCGCCTTCGATTTCCTGGAGAAGCCGATCGCGCTGCAAAAGCTGCTCGGGACGGTGGGCCGCGCGCTCAAGCGCGGGGCAGTCGAGCCGCACGCGCCGCTTTCGCTCGGGAGCCTTGGCCGTTCGGCGGTCATCAACGAGCTGAAGCAACGGCTCGAACGGGTACGCAGCCTGCGCAGCCCCGTGCTGGTCGCGGCCGAGCCCGGCAGCGGCGCGGAAGTGTGCGCGCGCTTCCTGCACCAGCCGAACACGCCCTGGGTCGCTCCGGACAGCACCGGGATGCTGGCCGAAGCGCCCATGGAGCTCGCCGAGAAGGCGCGCGACGGCACGTTGTTCCTGCATGACGTGAGCGAGCTCGCCCGCCTGGAGCAGCGGGGGTTGCTGCTGCTCATCGGCAAACTGGATAAATACAATGCGCGCCTGGTGTGCGCGGTGTCGCGCTCCCTGCCCGACATGGTGGCCGTCGGCACCTTCGATGTACGCCTTTTCGGTGCGCTTTCCGCGGTGACGGTGTCGGTGCCGAGCCTGCGCCAGCATCGCGAGGACGTGCCCGAGCTCGCGTCGCTCATGCTCGCGCGCGGCATCGAGGCCAAGGAGCTACCGCCGAAGCACTTCAGCACCGCGGCGTTGAACGCGCTGCGCAACCACGACTGGCCGGGCAACCTGCTGCAGCTGGAAAACGTCGTTCGCAGCGCTGCCCTGAGCGCGCTCGGGGACGAAATCACGCTCGACGACGTGCAGCGCGTTGCAGCGAGCTTCGACCTGGAACCGGTTACGCCGGCCTCCAGCCTGCCGCTCGACTTGCCGCTGCGCGAGGCACGCGATGCGTTCGAGCGGGTCTACTTCGAGCACCACCTGGGGCTCGAGAGCAGCAACATGAGCCGGGTGGCCGAGCGCGTGGGGCTTGAGCGCACCCACCTCTACCGGAAATTGAAGCAGCTCGGCATCCGTGTCTCCAAGCGCAACGAAGAGCCGGTGTGAACTGGTCCAACTCCTTCGCTTCCTGAGGGGGCGTGAAGCGTGATGGACGCAGGCGCGAGAAGTCCGCCACGCTTCACTCCGTCACCCCGAATCTCCGGTACCCCAAGGAGTTTGCCCCGCGTCGACGCGCCGCGGGATAATCGATCCGTCTTCGAAGGAATCCCACATGGCCACTCGCAGCGATCTCTGTAACGCCATTCGCGCGCTCGCGATGGACGCGGTCCAGCAGGCGAATTCCGGTCATCCCGGCATGCCCATGGGGATGGCGGAAATTGCGGAAGTCGTGTGGCGCCATCACCTGCGGCACAACCCGGCCAATCCGAGCTGGATCAACCGCGACCGTTTTG is part of the Betaproteobacteria bacterium genome and encodes:
- a CDS encoding response regulator, with translation MQQILVVDDEVGIRELLSEILRDEGYQVRLAENASQAREMRVQNRPDLILLDIWMPDTDGITLLKEWAAGGMLTMPVVMMSGHGTIETAVEATRIGAFDFLEKPIALQKLLGTVGRALKRGAVEPHAPLSLGSLGRSAVINELKQRLERVRSLRSPVLVAAEPGSGAEVCARFLHQPNTPWVAPDSTGMLAEAPMELAEKARDGTLFLHDVSELARLEQRGLLLLIGKLDKYNARLVCAVSRSLPDMVAVGTFDVRLFGALSAVTVSVPSLRQHREDVPELASLMLARGIEAKELPPKHFSTAALNALRNHDWPGNLLQLENVVRSAALSALGDEITLDDVQRVAASFDLEPVTPASSLPLDLPLREARDAFERVYFEHHLGLESSNMSRVAERVGLERTHLYRKLKQLGIRVSKRNEEPV